One Gossypium hirsutum isolate 1008001.06 chromosome A08, Gossypium_hirsutum_v2.1, whole genome shotgun sequence genomic window, tgattttatttaagtaaatgaTGATTAGCTCATCATCCtaaggaaataataataataatgtaaattattattgatataaaTCAAATCCATAATGGATTGCGGAATTACGCACTAATTAATATAAAACACGCTAACGAGAGCATGAAATAGATGTAAATTACGTATAAAATGGTATTTTAATTAAAGGTgaaatatagttggcatgtccaTATCATCCATACATACTACACATTACTGTTGAATGTTCATGTTCTAAGAACAAATCCCATGTTACTTACAGCTGGCAAGGTGTCGGTTTTAATATAGGATCATCTCATAACACTTTATGCATTTCTTAACTTTATTTGTATGaaacagaaaaacaaaaatatcatttagAATGTAAGTTTAGCTATTTTAATGTGTCGGATTTAATATAAGTTAATGTACTAAATTAAGCATTAAAATTAAATAGGTATATTTACCCTTTATCTTGAGAATAagtgcctttttttttttcaaattataggGATTTGGAAGAATAtaagattaaataatattttaataagtgaGGATAATATAAACGctatttactttaaaataattttttgaataaaatttatatatttaaattataaattaaaaaaataatagataagtGAAATTAGAAATGATTAGTCTTTATAAATTGTAAAACGAACATGAATGATACCTTGATCATACTAAAAAAAATACCATATAACTTTTAAACAGTATTTGGTGCTTAGAAATGTGGTTTCGGAAAATATGACTTTAAAATGTTTGTTTACATTAGAATGTATTAATTAAAATCCcgataaaattatattatctcATTTAGTTCACTAAACACTTTGCTGAAAGTATAatgataattttcaaatttattcttatttatatatttaatatttcacaataaaatttattattaaaaaatatttaaattacaataatATTTCACAATACCATTTAACAAGTTAATGgcccaaaacaaaataaaatagggttaattttgtcttaatatttttttacaacttttcatcTACATAAAAAAGTATCTTTCCCGTTTTTTACCATAAGAATCACATTGTTATGTTCATGAGAATATTAAAttctaagtaaataaattataatataacaaATGTTGGAAtcacttttcaattaattaagtttttaggAGTGTGATCACTTTTTATTGTACTAAACATTACCTTAATGTAAAATGCATTTCCCTTTGTAGGCTTAGTGTGAAACATACTTACCATATGGTTTCAAGAATATTTAACACTCAATTTGGCCCTCGAACTATATTCGTTGTCTCAATTTGACATCTAATTTTTATTGTCCCACATTTGTGCTTAGATCACCATTTCGTTACCTGGCGCAATCTAATTTTTTCTAACGACATTAGAAAACTAATTAATATATGACATCAATAGAATGTGCTTGTGGCACCTTTATCTATTTAGAACTTGACTTATACtctacattttttaaaaatatattaaaagtattaaaattttaaagttggttatactttaacattttttaaaatttttaaatttttttaagttttttgaaattttaaatatattaagaatttttttttgtctttacccattaaaaacaaaatataattatgattgataatattttctttttaaatttacctTAAATGAAACTTCAACTTAATAAACGAACTTTTAACTCTATAAAAactatttattctaatttatgtTCCATTAATGTGGACTTTATATAGATTTATTCTAGTTATAGAATTGATCgtattttataatgattaattttgattatgattatttaaataaattatttataattgtaattgtaattatAAGTGTAATTCGgaaaaaaaacttatatattaattgaaaaatgtattaaatttaatattagaaTGTAATAcagtttataataattaaaatatttttataaataattaaaattttattatttataattgaaatatattaagtataaaaaaatagaagatataaatatttttcataaaaaataaatactttttTATCAAGCCCATTagtttgaatattttaaattaatactcTTATAGTTTTTACACAACAAGGTTAAAATAGATCTTGGGAGCCTAAAGGCAAAAAGCAAGTAAACAACTGTGTTGGGTGGTTACTCTGTCTTGTCAGGTCAATGTTAGTTAGGTGCTGCTAATGACAAGATAGTAACAGAAactgtattttctttttttaaattttatccatctaatacaatataaaaaatagttaatatttgataaaaataatttataatattttgtcataaaaacttaaaatataatatataaataatgctAAGATGGTATagatatatgaatattataagtttaaattttttttcacattataatttatttatgttataatgtGAACtgtaataaatagaaaaatatagagaaattaatattttattggaATTATTATTTATCAACAACCAGTTGAAGAAAATAGGAATGTATTTTTTctaatatatttagattaagattactttatttaaatatcatCCCGATCCGAATTATAATTGTTTTGACTTGTACGAAAGAATGATTAAAACTTTTATTAATCACCTATATATAGATGACTACAAACTATAACTTTAATCCACTACGTATGTAGCTAATTCAACAAAACATTTTTTTGTTGATTTCAATGATGCATATAAAAAGTTTGACACGTCTATTTTACTCACAAATCGATTTACCATTTAGATCCAACTCATTTAATTAGAAAACgaatatttctttctaaatttataagttaattaaaaatatttttttaatttacaaaagAGGCATGACTAACcttaaaaaaaacccaatttcTCGGTAAACATAGACCCAATGGTTTTGAATTAGATTTAAGCCCAAATATAATAATAACGGAACTGAACTGTTAAAAACAGAAGAAAGTAGGGGCTAATTAGTAAATTGACATTAAAATGGAAGCGGAAAACCTACGCATCTTTTTTTTTGAAGTAAAAAAGCCGTCATTTAATTTCCCTCCAATTCGCTCGAAGGGCACGCAttcatttttgggtttttctttatccCCCCATTCCCATCATTACTCTCGCTTGCACCACTCTTCACCATTTAAAAAGGCTTCTCCCTCTTTCCTTCTGTTCTAAAATCCAATCCTCAAAACCATGATACTCTGAAAGAAAGCGGAGATAAAggtgtttaatttaattaacccatccttctttttttctctttctagtctagggttttgtttttctttctttctttctttctttctcgagAAAAACAAACACTCTAGGGTTTCTTTCATTTCTTACCTGCTTCTTGGTTATACTACTTGTTTAGTTGGTTTTATATAGTCGCAAGCAAGAAATTTAAGTggattaactatttttttttcagGTTCTCGTTGAATCGGGTGGTGCAAGGTTAACAAAGTTATCGATTTTTTGTCCTTTTTGCTAGCCATTTAGTACTAGGGGTAAGAAATTGAACTCTtatttaattgtatttatttattttcacttaCATATTATgtattcagtaattttgtaagttcacatttttagggttttgattttcAGGTGGTGCAAGATTAACAAGGTTTCTCATCGTTTGTTTGTTAAGTTGACGTGGACTCTTAAAGCCCAACGTTTGATTGGATAAATTAACTGCAAGTTTATCTTTTTTCACATGATGTTTTATGTCATCTCTATATGATTTATTGACAACATAATGATTGTTAATGAAGGAATAATACTAAATCAATGTGAAATAGGCCTGAGATGACTCTTCTTTTCGGAGAAGAGAGATGGCTTTTGATTAAGTGTGCAATATATTTTGCTCAATAACTTTAGAATTAGGGGAGAAGGGAATATGTGCACAAGAACCTAAACTCTCTATTCTTGATTGGGTGATCTGTTTGCAAGTGCGGAAGTTTTAACTTGTTTGTAAGATGTTGCTACATATGATGTTCATAGACCAAAGATACAATGAATCTGGATCTATACATGAGTTCTCTTATCGGTTAGCTTCAATTTGTATCCCCCCTCCCCAAGGAATGTAACTTTATCTACAATCCTCCATAATTATTATTGCCTTTACTGTTTCACTTATGCTCTTTCCATTAAATCTCTGGTTTGTAGAATCTAGGATTTGCTACTCTGCTATCATTAATAATACTTACATTTTTCTAATCCTTCAATGGCCGCATGCTATCACTGTCAGTATTGCTAATGTCATTTTGGTAATTGGTTCTGCTGTAAGAATAACATGTAATTGAAGTCATGCTGGTTTAGTTAGAATAAAATAAGACTGCTTTTGGTTATTTCTTACTAAAGTTGCATAAACTGCTTGTGAAGGAATTGGCTAATGAATCtatcatgataagaatttcatagCCAGAACCTATATGTTGTTCATACCGGGTGGATTTGGAAATTAAGTTTCCTTTTTAGTGTTACAAAGTTTCTGAGTTTTTgatttcttcaatttttatttGTTCTATGCCATTTTTAGGTGTTCTACTCATGTTCTTACTATGTTGTATAATTACTTAATTTAACAAGAACTTCAGCTTTGTTGATTGCTTTGGTTTTTGTTACATTTATGGGTCCTATATTTTTTCGTCTCATCTTTATGATGTATTTGCAATATCTGGTGGTCCTAGGTCAATTAGATATGGAATCTGGAACGCAAGCATTTCAACAACGCTCGCTATCAGTGAAATTGTGGCCACCTAGTCATGGCACAAGGCTGATGCTTGTAGAGCGGATGACGAAGAATCTTACAACCCCATCCATTTTCTCTAGAAAGTATGGCCTATTAAGTAATGAAGAGGCTGAGGAGGATGCTAAGAAAATAGAAGAGTTAGCTTTTGCTGCTGCAGATCAACACTACAAGAAGGAGCCTGATGGTGATGGTAGTTCTGCAGTGCAAGTATATGCCAAAGAATCCAGTAGACTGATGCTGGAAGCTATTAAAAGAGGCCCTACTGTAAAGGATGAAGAGATAGCTGATAAAACCAGTATTCATGAAACTGTCTTTGATATATCTGGAGGTCGCAGGGCATTTATAGATGCAGAGGAGGCTGAGGAGATTCTGAAGCCACTTAGAGAGCCAGGAAATTCATATACTAAGATATGTTTTAGCAACAGAAGTTTTGGCTTGGATGCAGCAAATGTTGCTGCACCCCTCTTGTCATCCGTTAAGAAACAATTAACTGAGATAGACCTTTCAGATTTTATTGCTGGAAGGCCAGAGTCTGAAGCACTTGAAGTCATGAATCTTTTTTCTTCTGTCCTGGAAGGTTGTCAGTTAAGGTACCTGAACCTTTCAAACAATGCCTTGGGTGAAAAGGGTGTTCGGGCATTTGGGGCTCTCCTGAAGTCACAGAATAATTTGGAGGAGCTTTATTTGACTAATGATGGTATTTCAGAAGAAGCTGCACAAGCAGTTTCTGAGCTAATTCCTTCtaccgaaaagctgaaagttctTCAGTTTCACAATAACATGACAGGGGATGAAGGTGCAATTGCTATCTCTGATATTGTGAAACGTTCTCATGCATTGGAGGATTTCCGGTGTTCATCTACAAGAGTTGGCACAGATGGTGGTGTGGCTCTAGCTGAAGCACTGAAGACATGTACCCGCTTAAAGAAACTTGATCTGCGTGACAACATGTTTGGCGTGGGAGCTGGAGTTGCTTTGAGCAAAGCTCTCTCTCTGTTTGCAGGTCTTACTGAGGTTTACCTCAGTTACTTGAACCTAGAGGATGATGGGGCGGAAGCACTTGCCAATGCTCTGAAAGAGTCTGCACCTTCACTTGAAGTTCTGGACATGGCTGGAAATGACATTACAGCCAAAGGTACAGCTTCTTTAGCAGCCTGCATTGCATCAAAACAATTCCTCTCAAAATTAAACTTGGCTGAGAATGAACTCAAGGATGAAGGTGCTATTTTGATTGGTAAGTCATTAGGGGAGGGTCATGGTCAGTTGAATGAAGTTGATATGAGCACAAATGCTATTAGGAGAGCTGGGGCAAGGCTTTTGGCCCAGGTGGTTGTGAAAATACCTGGATTTAAGTTGCTGAATATCAATGGAAATTTCATATCTGATGAAGGGATAGATGAGATTAAAGAATTGTTTAAAAGTTCCCCTGACATGCTTGGTTCTTTGGAGGACAATGATCCAGAAGGAGAAGATTATGAGGATGAAGACGAAGATGAGGAGAATGCAGAAGAAGGGAATGAATTGGAGTCCAAGCTTAAGGATCTCAAGATCGAGCAAGGAGAGTAGTcatatgctatgcatcccagCTGCTTTTGCGGCATCTGAAAAGCCTGtctattttctattttgatttattataagGTACTATAGCTGTGCAACATTAGTGTGGTAGATCCAATTGTAGTTCAGGTTTGTGAAGCTTAATTCCTCAGTCAATTGAAACATCCTGAATTGTTGTAGCATTATTTAGCAGGGAGCTGAATTTAGTTTGAACTTTTTACTGAGCTATGTACTTCTTGGACAGTCTATTATCATTCCTTTAGTTATAGCTGCAATGAACTAGGATTCAGCAGTCTTATGTTCCAGATCATATCATTGTTCAATGGTTTAGCATGCAATCCCCACCCCCCCCCTTCAAATGCATAATTCAGAACGACATCCTGCCTAATGCCATCTTGCTCGTGTTGTCATCTTGTTCAATTATGTTTGTAATTACCTTTTTCTGTTGTGGGCTTGCCACTTTTACTGCTTTGCAATTGAGACCTTATCCTGACGTCAAAGTACGTCCACCCAATACTTCTTTGGGATGACAAGTTGCTTGGATTATCAATTACGTAACTGTATTATGGTAGTAGGTTTTATTCAATTATTCTTCTGATTTCTTTATATTAATAAATGCATGCCTTGCGGAGGGTAAATGATCCTACGCTTGTTCCGTCTTGAAATGCATTATGGAAAGATAAAAGCTTTATTTATTATCAGAGGAAATGAATTATGTAACACAGAAATGAGGTGAAGGGGAAGGAAAACAAAAATGCATCCTCATAAAGTATTGCAGAATGGAGTGGATCTGAGTTTAAAATGACACTTGATAGTGGTCGATCAGACAGCTACTGGAACTTTAAGGGACCCTAGTATCTTATCATCCATCTCAAACTGCATAGGCTTCTTGTCACGCCCTATCTTCACATACTCCTCGAATCGCTCCTTCAAGTCTTCTGGCAGATTTGTGGTGCTCTTCCACCCCAGTATGTCCTTTGCAGCCCTTGGTTCGGCGTAAAAGTGCTGCACATAGGAAGGATAATGGTGATTATATACTACAGTTCACATCAGCTTTGCATTTGTCTAATCGGTGGATTCAAGACGAAGATATCATAATGATATTTACCATATTACGGAAAGGAAAAGCTTTCTTTGCATCGATTCCAATAGCTTTCGGATCATAATGAACAATTTCAACTGGTAAGCCAGCAGCTGCAGCACACAATTTGGCCATTCCATCCAGAGTCACTGCCCGGTCACTCACACAATTGAAGATATTACAACATGCAGCTTCTGGCTTCTCAACAGCTAGGGTAAGCATAGAGGACAAGTCCCAAACGTGGGCGATGTTTGTAAGTTGCATCCCTGAGCCTGGGATTGGCACCGGTCTCTTTCTAACAATtcctatatatattataagaaatGTCATCCATGTCATTATCTGATAGTGAAGTTTTACGGATAACAAAGTCCAAAATGTTTCTTCACTTACGATCAAAGAACCACTCCTCGCAGTCTTTGTTGTTTCCGGATCCAATCATGTATTGTGGCCGGAATACAGCCCAGCTACTGAAAACTTCTGCAACATATTTCTCGACTCCAACATGGCCGGCATCAGCTTTAACAACATCCTGCAATAGCCAAGATTTTGCTTAAACTATGCATCCAGTAAAATTTTTCATGCTTGAGGCATTACATATACATAATGACATATTGTCATATACCCCTTCAACATGAGGAGGCTCGTCGGTTGGCTTATAGATTCCCGCACTACTGATGAACAAGAATTGCTTCACTCCAGAGCTCTTTGCCCAATCTACCACCGGCCTATGTTGAGAAGACTGGAATTAGAATGATCTGCCTTTTCCTTTTTGGCCATAAAATGAAACGCTCTACATTAAATACAGGTATGCAATTTCttacttttccttttctttagccTAATGATTGTTACTCTTCTTTGATGTTTCCAATTTTAATCAATTACTATGGTAACAGGTATATAGACGGACACATGTGCGCACGAAGGTGGCATAAACTGAAGGATGAGTTTGTTTGGAATTAATGGTAACAAACCTGACAGTGTCCAAGTCCTTGCCATTGTTATCCAACACCACATCAAAGGTTGCCCCTGCAACAACCTTGCCAACATCTGCAGGGTCTCCCCACACCGTCTTCCCTCCAGCACTCGTAATTTCCTATAAACATTTCTCAAATTCCACATTAAAATAGTGATTACAAAAACCAGAAAACAAGGCCTGGAGGCGGTTGCTATTTGATCTTACAGAGAATCTGTTGAAGGGGGGCTTCTTCATTTTATCAGAGCCCTCTTCTCCAACAGTGAAGATGGTAACCTCATGGCCAGAACCCAGCAGCTCTTTGGCAAAGTAGAAACCGATAACTGCATGGCCGCCACTGTTTGTATTAACTATAAGGACCTTCTTCTTCTCTGCAGCAGAGGCCCTGATAGTGAAAGAAGAAGCAGAGTATCGTCTAGAGCTGGTGGGGTAGGCATGGGAGGAAGGAGAAAGTgaaagagaagaagagagaaaagaagaagtgGGAAGAGACAAGCGTAGAGGAGGATATAGAGAAGGTGAAGGAAACTTGGTAGGTGGAGATGAGAAGAGGAGAGAGGAGGACGAAGAAGAAGCAAAAGCAGCCATTGAAATGAATGTTACCTTTTCTTTTTGGTGCTTGCTTCAGAACCAGCAGTTTCATATGGATCATGGTCAAGGCTTTATCTAAAGGTAACGGTTGTTGATTGGCCCCTTGCATTTACCCCTAGGCTGCTACTTATTTTTTTAGTAAGTCGGTATTTAATTtcactaataatttttttcattttggtaaaTTTATATAATAGTTTGATGAACGCtagatttatatattaaatatttttcatataaaggatctattaaaaattttgatatattataacaaattacgtgtattattattatatttattatacattttGATAAGAAAAggatttattgttttttttataagatttaccaaaaataaaatattaaattattataaaaatatattctaGAATTGGggcttcaatttttttcattacttggtaataattttatgttaaaagaATCTAAATTGATGTTGAGTGGTCAATTAATTAATGTAGTAGTTATGATGGTGAGTTAGCTAAAGTGGTTAATTAGCTGAATAGTTAATAAGTAGTAAATTATTAGTGATAATTATAAcaattttctctttgtttttcaTTGTTTTCGTCCATCATTGATGTGTTTGACATGGTATTGGAGCTTGGATAAGACTTGAAAACATTTTGTTGTTTGTTCAATTTCCTAGATTTTTAttgtaatttcttttttcttgttcacAATATTGAGTGAACCAAAAGATCACCAGTGGCTCTTCAATGGTAGCTGTTAGTTTCAACCATTCACTCTATCTACACCTTTTTAATACGTCAAGTACATTCTTTATTCCGTAACAGTTGCTGGGTTTTGAGAATTATAATGTGTGGAATAGATTGATAAGGATTGATTTGCTAATTAGAAATAAATGGGGTTTTGTTGATGGCAACAAACCCTGGTGGGGAGAAATAATCCTATGATCTGATGCTTTACTCATAGTAGGAAGTAGCATTTATCATGATACGTGAGTGAGTAAGGTCTTGTCAAGTCGAGAACAGAGCAAACAAGAGAAATTTGAGCTATGAGGTTGTCGAAATATCTTGAAAGATTCTAGAAGTCCGAAGAAGGGACCGAATCTTTGTAGAGCCATATAGAAGATTATAAAACTCTAAAATCATCCACCCATGTATATCATTTAATAACATTAGGTGTGAAGATTCTAGAATGTAATTTGGAATGTCCATTGTAATCATTTGTAATCATCGAATCAAAAAGGGTTTTCCTATATAAGTAAAGCCTCCCCTCCCTCATTTGTATACACAAACTAGCTTTTGAGAATAATAAACACTTCCACATTTCCCATCTTTTTCTTCTGCTTGTTTAGGTTAAGTGTGCCAAAAGCTCTTCAAGTAAGTATCGACTTGTTGTCATACGAATCGAGCTGAGGGTCAGACATGACTAGAGCTAAAGTCTCGACACGTGACATAATGCTATCTACTTTCTTGGATTTTAAATACATTGCATGGAGAAACATCTAATGCCTCTTAGATTTGGCAAAATTTTAAGGAAAGATTTGAGAATTTTGATGGcttgaatatattttatttgtagAGAAATTTCATTGTAAATTAATtccaaatcaatttatttttcttacttaGGCAGCTATGGAATGAATATGATgcattgttttatttttctttttatgcttGTGATGCATCACCAAACAATGTTCAACATGTGATTTAACAGATGCTCTTTTAGTTTTTGTGGTACTAAATGAAACCTATACTATTGTCAGAAGTTAAATTTTGTTGATATAGCTTTTGTGGTTTATCAACCAAGCATattttatacaagtccaaagagAGGCAATGGGAACGCTTGGTAGGTTTCAATTCCATACATTTATATGTGATAATTTCAAaccttttaaatttataaagaaaaaattgTAAGGTTATTTAACGAACAAATTTACAGCATTAAACAATAATAGTACACCTAAGTCGGCTCTTGTTttactcaaaaaaaatttatttattaaataaatgattGTTGGTTTATGTTGTTGTCAACTTGACAGGTATGTTGTATAATTCAGTGAAAGATTCATTTTTGCATTGGATTTTAGTACATATTTCTCATATAGGCTATGTACTAGGCCAATTTCAGCCCAATCTcatttacaaattaaaacccCATTTACAAAACACTAAATCTCTTAAAACCCAAACCCATTCACACTTTTACAAACCCAAATACTATTAACCCAATAAGCCCACTAAACAAAACAAGCCCAAACCAATACCAAATTAACTTAGCCCAGCAGCCCAAAACAAATTAGCAGAGAGGAAACCGTAATTCCACTTGCCTCCCTACTTGCGCCGCACGCCCTTTTGCCCTTGGCTACCACGCCCCACTTTCTTCTGACACCAGCACTGGCCACCTGCTCCACCATGCCTCTGCCACCGCCGTTCGCCCAT contains:
- the LOC107951837 gene encoding RAN GTPase-activating protein 1, giving the protein MESGTQAFQQRSLSVKLWPPSHGTRLMLVERMTKNLTTPSIFSRKYGLLSNEEAEEDAKKIEELAFAAADQHYKKEPDGDGSSAVQVYAKESSRLMLEAIKRGPTVKDEEIADKTSIHETVFDISGGRRAFIDAEEAEEILKPLREPGNSYTKICFSNRSFGLDAANVAAPLLSSVKKQLTEIDLSDFIAGRPESEALEVMNLFSSVLEGCQLRYLNLSNNALGEKGVRAFGALLKSQNNLEELYLTNDGISEEAAQAVSELIPSTEKLKVLQFHNNMTGDEGAIAISDIVKRSHALEDFRCSSTRVGTDGGVALAEALKTCTRLKKLDLRDNMFGVGAGVALSKALSLFAGLTEVYLSYLNLEDDGAEALANALKESAPSLEVLDMAGNDITAKGTASLAACIASKQFLSKLNLAENELKDEGAILIGKSLGEGHGQLNEVDMSTNAIRRAGARLLAQVVVKIPGFKLLNINGNFISDEGIDEIKELFKSSPDMLGSLEDNDPEGEDYEDEDEDEENAEEGNELESKLKDLKIEQGE
- the LOC107951862 gene encoding chloroplast stem-loop binding protein of 41 kDa a, chloroplastic encodes the protein MAAFASSSSSSLLFSSPPTKFPSPSLYPPLRLSLPTSSFLSSSLSLSPSSHAYPTSSRRYSASSFTIRASAAEKKKVLIVNTNSGGHAVIGFYFAKELLGSGHEVTIFTVGEEGSDKMKKPPFNRFSEITSAGGKTVWGDPADVGKVVAGATFDVVLDNNGKDLDTVRPVVDWAKSSGVKQFLFISSAGIYKPTDEPPHVEGDVVKADAGHVGVEKYVAEVFSSWAVFRPQYMIGSGNNKDCEEWFFDRIVRKRPVPIPGSGMQLTNIAHVWDLSSMLTLAVEKPEAACCNIFNCVSDRAVTLDGMAKLCAAAAGLPVEIVHYDPKAIGIDAKKAFPFRNMHFYAEPRAAKDILGWKSTTNLPEDLKERFEEYVKIGRDKKPMQFEMDDKILGSLKVPVAV